A section of the Oncorhynchus keta strain PuntledgeMale-10-30-2019 chromosome 15, Oket_V2, whole genome shotgun sequence genome encodes:
- the LOC127907567 gene encoding serine/arginine repetitive matrix protein 2-like isoform X5 — MALNQDEIIEGMEIKMEVEEVATNSEVQVDVAGSEESDKALSNSNLATPKRGRGRPPKYGSVSKSDKSLSNGNPSIPKRGRGRPPKYGSVSKSDKSLSNGNPSIPKRGRGRPPKYGSVSKSDNAFSNCNPSTPKRGRPKGSVFMKTKMLKVIGLAAACLPRKPDDPSPKKSGPSSEVESTRKSLTPKGEEDRKLESQARRPPGRPRINPRIDSPVTEPRGRGRPRKTEDATKSPIYDGPPRKRGSPPGAANKVKRGAEQDKDNGEPPVKRPFHAKEKSKEAGFPPVEESDQEDETGKVEYREDPKNPVTPSDPTSFLWASHITPKRGRPKGSVSKLLGSPITPNRGRPKGSVSKLLGSPITPNRGRPKGSVSKLLGSPITPNRGRPKGSVSKLLGSPITPKRGRPKGSVSKLLGSPITPNRGRPKGSVSKLLGSPITPKRGRPKGSVSKLLGSPITPNRGRPKGSVSKLLGSPITPNRGRPKGSVSKLLGSPITPNRGRPKGSVSKLLGSPITPNRGRPKGSVSKLLGSPITPNRGRPKGSVSKLLGSPITPNRGRPKGSVSKLLGSPITPNRGRPKGSVSKLLGSPITPKRGRPKGSVSKLLGSPITPNRGRPKGSVSKLLGSPITPNRGRPKGSVSKLLGSPITPNRGRPKGSVFTQPKILKVIGLAAACLTPNPDDPSPKKRGRPSKVESTRKSLTPKGEEDRKLESQARQPPGRPRINPRIDSPVTEPRGRGRPGAANKVKRGAEQDKDNGETPVKCNFHSKDKTEEAGFPPVEESDHDETGRVDEESETGKNIEKTPQSQLPPVTVIALSVP; from the exons ATGGCACTGAACCAGGATGAAATAATAGAAGGAATGGAGATTAAAATGGAAGTGGAAGAAGTGGCAACCAATTCTGAAGTGCAGGTAGATGTTGCTGGCAGTGAAGAGTCAGATAAAGCCTTGTCCAATAGTAACCTCGCAACACCTAAAAGGGGGCGGGGTAGGCCACCCAAATATGGATCAGTCTCCAAGTCAGATAAATCCTTGTCTAATGGTAACCCCTCAATACCTAAGAGGGGAAGGGGTAGGCCACCCAAATATGGATCAGTCTCCAAGTCAGATAAATCCTTGTCTAATGGTAACCCCTCAATACCTAAGAGGGGAAGGGGTAGGCCACCCAAATATGGATCAGTCTCCAAGTCAGATAATGCCTTTTCTAATTGTAACCCTTCAACACCTAAGAGAGGTAGAcctaaaggatcagtgtttatgAAAACCAAGATGCTGAAGGTGATCGGCCTCGCGGCGGCTTGCCTACCCCGAAAACCAGATGACCCCTCCCCAAAGAAGAGTGGCCCGTCCAGTGAAGTTGAATCGACAAGGAAGAGCCTAACACCCAAGGGGGAAGAGGATAGAAAACTGGAAAGCCAAGCAAGGCGGCCCCCCGGAAGGCCGCGTATCAATCCACGCATTGATTCTCCAGTCACTGAGCCCAGGGGAAGAGGTCGCCCACGCAAGACAGAGGATGCCACCAAGTCCCCCATCTATGATGGTCCCCCACGGAAAAGGGGCAGTCCCCCTGGTGCAGCAAACAAAGTTAAGAGGGGGGCAGAGCAGGATAAGGACAACGGTGAACCTCCAGTCAAACGCCCCTTCCACGCCAAAGAAAAAAGCAAGGAAGCAGGATTTCCACCAGTGGAAGAAAGTGATCAGGAAGATGAAACGGGGAAGGTGGAATATAGAGAAGACCCCAAGAATCCAGTTACCCCCAGTGACCCCACTAGCTTTCTCTGGGCAAGTCACATAACACCTAAGAGAGGTAGGCCGAAAGGATCGGTCTCCAAGTTACTGGGTAGCCCCATAACACCTAACAGAG GTAGGCCGAAAGGATCCGTCTCCAAGTTACTGGGTAGCCCCATAACACCTAACAGAGGTAGGCCGAAAGGATCGGTCTCCAAGTTACTGGGTAGCCCCATAACACCTAACAGAGGTAGGCCGAAAGGATCGGTCTCCAAGTTACTGGGTAGCCCCATAACACCTAAGAGAGGTAGGCCGAAAGGATCCGTCTCCAAGTTACTGGGTAGCCCCATAACACCTAACAGAGGTAGGCCGAAAGGATCGGTCTCCAAGTTACTGGGTAGCCCCATAACACCTAAGAGAGGTAGGCCGAAAGGATCGGTCTCCAAGTTACTGGGTAGCCCCATAACACCTAACAGAGGTAGGCCGAAAGGATCGGTCTCCAAGTTACTGGGTAGCCCCATAACACCTAACAGAG GTAGGCCGAAAGGATCGGTCTCCAAGTTACTGGGTAGCCCCATAACACCTAACAGAGGTAGGCCGAAAGGATCGGTCTCCAAGTTACTGGGTAGCCCCATAACACCTAACAGAGGTAGGCCGAAAGGATCGGTCTCCAAGTTACTGGGTAGCCCCATAACACCTAACAGAGGTAGGCCGAAAGGATCGGTCTCCAAGTTACTGGGTAGCCCCATAACACCTAACAGAG GTAGGCCGAAAGGATCGGTCTCCAAGTTACTGGGTAGCCCCATAACACCTAACCGAG GTAGGCCGAAAGGATCTGTCTCCAAGTTACTGGGTAGCCCCATAACGCCTAAGAGAGGTAGGCCGAAAGGATCGGTCTCCAAGTTACTGGGTAGCCCCATAACACCTAACAGAGGTAGGCCGAAAGGATCGGTCTCCAAGTTACTGGGTAGCCCCATAACACCTAACAGAGGTAGGCCGAAAGGATCGGTCTCCAAGTTACTGGGTAGCCCCATAACACCTAACAGAG GTAGGCCGAAAGGATCAGTATTTACACAACCCAAGATACTGAAGGTGATCGGCCTCGCGGCGGCTTGCCTAACCCCAAACCCAGATGACCCCTCCCCAAAGAAGCGTGGCCGGCCCAGTAAAGTTGAATCGACAAGGAAGAGCCTAACACCCAAGGGGGAAGAGGATAGAAAACTGGAAAGCCAAGCAAGGCAGCCCCCCGGAAGGCCGCGTATCAATCCACGCATTGATTCTCCAGTCACTGAGCCCAGGGGAAGAGGTCGCCCTGGTGCAGCAAACAAAGTTAAGAGGGGGGCAGAGCAGGATAAGGACAACGGTGAAACTCCAGTCAAATGCAACTTTCACTCCAAAGACAAAACAGAGGAAGCAGGATTTCCACCAGTAGAAGAAAGTGATCATGATGAAACGGGGAGGGTGGATGAAGAAAGTGAAACGGGGAAGAATATAGAGAAGACCCCACAAAGCCAGTTACCCCCAGTGACTGTAATAGCTTTATCGGTGCCATAA
- the LOC127907567 gene encoding serine/arginine repetitive matrix protein 2-like isoform X11 produces the protein MALNQDEIIEGMEIKMEVEEVATNSEVQVDVAGSEESDKALSNSNLATPKRGRGRPPKYGSVSKSDKSLSNGNPSIPKRGRGRPPKYGSVSKSDKSLSNGNPSIPKRGRGRPPKYGSVSKSDNAFSNCNPSTPKRGRPKGSVFMKTKMLKVIGLAAACLPRKPDDPSPKKSGPSSEVESTRKSLTPKGEEDRKLESQARRPPGRPRINPRIDSPVTEPRGRGRPRKTEDATKSPIYDGPPRKRGSPPGAANKVKRGAEQDKDNGEPPVKRPFHAKEKSKEAGFPPVEESDQEDETGKVEYREDPKNPVTPSDPTSFLWASHITPKRGRPKGSVSKLLGSPITPNRGRPKGSVSKLLGSPITPNRGRPKGSVSKLLGSPITPNRGRPKGSVSKLLGSPITPKRGRPKGSVSKLLGSPITPNRGRPKGSVSKLLGSPITPKRGRPKGSVSKLLGSPITPNRGRPKGSVSKLLGSPITPNRGRPKGSVSKLLGSPITPNRGRPKGSVSKLLGSPITPNRGRPKGSVSKLLGSPITPNRGRPKGSVSKLLGSPITPNRGRPKGSVSKLLGSPITPNRGRPKGSVSKLLGSPITPKRGRPKGSVSKLLGSPITPNRGRPKGSVFTQPKILKVIGLAAACLTPNPDDPSPKKRGRPSKVESTRKSLTPKGEEDRKLESQARQPPGRPRINPRIDSPVTEPRGRGRPGAANKVKRGAEQDKDNGETPVKCNFHSKDKTEEAGFPPVEESDHDETGRVDEESETGKNIEKTPQSQLPPVTVIALSVP, from the exons ATGGCACTGAACCAGGATGAAATAATAGAAGGAATGGAGATTAAAATGGAAGTGGAAGAAGTGGCAACCAATTCTGAAGTGCAGGTAGATGTTGCTGGCAGTGAAGAGTCAGATAAAGCCTTGTCCAATAGTAACCTCGCAACACCTAAAAGGGGGCGGGGTAGGCCACCCAAATATGGATCAGTCTCCAAGTCAGATAAATCCTTGTCTAATGGTAACCCCTCAATACCTAAGAGGGGAAGGGGTAGGCCACCCAAATATGGATCAGTCTCCAAGTCAGATAAATCCTTGTCTAATGGTAACCCCTCAATACCTAAGAGGGGAAGGGGTAGGCCACCCAAATATGGATCAGTCTCCAAGTCAGATAATGCCTTTTCTAATTGTAACCCTTCAACACCTAAGAGAGGTAGAcctaaaggatcagtgtttatgAAAACCAAGATGCTGAAGGTGATCGGCCTCGCGGCGGCTTGCCTACCCCGAAAACCAGATGACCCCTCCCCAAAGAAGAGTGGCCCGTCCAGTGAAGTTGAATCGACAAGGAAGAGCCTAACACCCAAGGGGGAAGAGGATAGAAAACTGGAAAGCCAAGCAAGGCGGCCCCCCGGAAGGCCGCGTATCAATCCACGCATTGATTCTCCAGTCACTGAGCCCAGGGGAAGAGGTCGCCCACGCAAGACAGAGGATGCCACCAAGTCCCCCATCTATGATGGTCCCCCACGGAAAAGGGGCAGTCCCCCTGGTGCAGCAAACAAAGTTAAGAGGGGGGCAGAGCAGGATAAGGACAACGGTGAACCTCCAGTCAAACGCCCCTTCCACGCCAAAGAAAAAAGCAAGGAAGCAGGATTTCCACCAGTGGAAGAAAGTGATCAGGAAGATGAAACGGGGAAGGTGGAATATAGAGAAGACCCCAAGAATCCAGTTACCCCCAGTGACCCCACTAGCTTTCTCTGGGCAAGTCACATAACACCTAAGAGAGGTAGGCCGAAAGGATCGGTCTCCAAGTTACTGGGTAGCCCCATAACACCTAACAGAG GTAGGCCGAAAGGATCCGTCTCCAAGTTACTGGGTAGCCCCATAACACCTAACAGAGGTAGGCCGAAAGGATCGGTCTCCAAGTTACTGGGTAGCCCCATAACACCTAACAGAGGTAGGCCGAAAGGATCGGTCTCCAAGTTACTGGGTAGCCCCATAACACCTAAGAGAGGTAGGCCGAAAGGATCCGTCTCCAAGTTACTGGGTAGCCCCATAACACCTAACAGAGGTAGGCCGAAAGGATCGGTCTCCAAGTTACTGGGTAGCCCCATAACACCTAAGAGAGGTAGGCCGAAAGGATCGGTCTCCAAGTTACTGGGTAGCCCCATAACACCTAACAGAGGTAGGCCGAAAGGATCGGTCTCCAAGTTACTGGGTAGCCCCATAACACCTAACAGAG GTAGGCCGAAAGGATCGGTCTCCAAGTTACTGGGTAGCCCCATAACACCTAACAGAGGTAGGCCGAAAGGATCGGTCTCCAAGTTACTGGGTAGCCCCATAACACCTAACAGAGGTAGGCCGAAAGGATCGGTCTCCAAGTTACTGGGTAGCCCCATAACACCTAACAGAGGTAGGCCGAAAGGATCGGTCTCCAAGTTACTGGGTAGCCCCATAACACCTAACAGAG GTAGGCCGAAAGGATCGGTCTCCAAGTTACTGGGTAGCCCCATAACACCTAACCGAG GTAGGCCGAAAGGATCTGTCTCCAAGTTACTGGGTAGCCCCATAACGCCTAAGAGAG GTAGGCCGAAAGGATCGGTCTCCAAGTTACTGGGTAGCCCCATAACACCTAACAGAG GTAGGCCGAAAGGATCAGTATTTACACAACCCAAGATACTGAAGGTGATCGGCCTCGCGGCGGCTTGCCTAACCCCAAACCCAGATGACCCCTCCCCAAAGAAGCGTGGCCGGCCCAGTAAAGTTGAATCGACAAGGAAGAGCCTAACACCCAAGGGGGAAGAGGATAGAAAACTGGAAAGCCAAGCAAGGCAGCCCCCCGGAAGGCCGCGTATCAATCCACGCATTGATTCTCCAGTCACTGAGCCCAGGGGAAGAGGTCGCCCTGGTGCAGCAAACAAAGTTAAGAGGGGGGCAGAGCAGGATAAGGACAACGGTGAAACTCCAGTCAAATGCAACTTTCACTCCAAAGACAAAACAGAGGAAGCAGGATTTCCACCAGTAGAAGAAAGTGATCATGATGAAACGGGGAGGGTGGATGAAGAAAGTGAAACGGGGAAGAATATAGAGAAGACCCCACAAAGCCAGTTACCCCCAGTGACTGTAATAGCTTTATCGGTGCCATAA
- the LOC127907567 gene encoding zinc finger CCCH domain-containing protein 18-like isoform X15, protein MALNQDEIIEGMEIKMEVEEVATNSEVQVDVAGSEESDKALSNSNLATPKRGRGRPPKYGSVSKSDKSLSNGNPSIPKRGRGRPPKYGSVSKSDKSLSNGNPSIPKRGRGRPPKYGSVSKSDNAFSNCNPSTPKRGRPKGSVFMKTKMLKVIGLAAACLPRKPDDPSPKKSGPSSEVESTRKSLTPKGEEDRKLESQARRPPGRPRINPRIDSPVTEPRGRGRPRKTEDATKSPIYDGPPRKRGSPPGAANKVKRGAEQDKDNGEPPVKRPFHAKEKSKEAGFPPVEESDQEDETGKVEYREDPKNPVTPSDPTSFLWASHITPKRGRPKGSVSKLLGSPITPNRGRPKGSVSKLLGSPITPNRGRPKGSVSKLLGSPITPNRGRPKGSVSKLLGSPITPKRGRPKGSVSKLLGSPITPNRGRPKGSVSKLLGSPITPKRGRPKGSVSKLLGSPITPNRGRPKGSVSKLLGSPITPNRGRPKGSVSKLLGSPITPNRGRPKGSVSKLLGSPITPNRGRPKGSVSKLLGSPITPNRGRPKGSVSKLLGSPITPNRGRPKGSVSKLLGSPITPNRGRPKGSVSKLLGSPITPNRGRPKGSVFTQPKILKVIGLAAACLTPNPDDPSPKKRGRPSKVESTRKSLTPKGEEDRKLESQARQPPGRPRINPRIDSPVTEPRGRGRPGAANKVKRGAEQDKDNGETPVKCNFHSKDKTEEAGFPPVEESDHDETGRVDEESETGKNIEKTPQSQLPPVTVIALSVP, encoded by the exons ATGGCACTGAACCAGGATGAAATAATAGAAGGAATGGAGATTAAAATGGAAGTGGAAGAAGTGGCAACCAATTCTGAAGTGCAGGTAGATGTTGCTGGCAGTGAAGAGTCAGATAAAGCCTTGTCCAATAGTAACCTCGCAACACCTAAAAGGGGGCGGGGTAGGCCACCCAAATATGGATCAGTCTCCAAGTCAGATAAATCCTTGTCTAATGGTAACCCCTCAATACCTAAGAGGGGAAGGGGTAGGCCACCCAAATATGGATCAGTCTCCAAGTCAGATAAATCCTTGTCTAATGGTAACCCCTCAATACCTAAGAGGGGAAGGGGTAGGCCACCCAAATATGGATCAGTCTCCAAGTCAGATAATGCCTTTTCTAATTGTAACCCTTCAACACCTAAGAGAGGTAGAcctaaaggatcagtgtttatgAAAACCAAGATGCTGAAGGTGATCGGCCTCGCGGCGGCTTGCCTACCCCGAAAACCAGATGACCCCTCCCCAAAGAAGAGTGGCCCGTCCAGTGAAGTTGAATCGACAAGGAAGAGCCTAACACCCAAGGGGGAAGAGGATAGAAAACTGGAAAGCCAAGCAAGGCGGCCCCCCGGAAGGCCGCGTATCAATCCACGCATTGATTCTCCAGTCACTGAGCCCAGGGGAAGAGGTCGCCCACGCAAGACAGAGGATGCCACCAAGTCCCCCATCTATGATGGTCCCCCACGGAAAAGGGGCAGTCCCCCTGGTGCAGCAAACAAAGTTAAGAGGGGGGCAGAGCAGGATAAGGACAACGGTGAACCTCCAGTCAAACGCCCCTTCCACGCCAAAGAAAAAAGCAAGGAAGCAGGATTTCCACCAGTGGAAGAAAGTGATCAGGAAGATGAAACGGGGAAGGTGGAATATAGAGAAGACCCCAAGAATCCAGTTACCCCCAGTGACCCCACTAGCTTTCTCTGGGCAAGTCACATAACACCTAAGAGAGGTAGGCCGAAAGGATCGGTCTCCAAGTTACTGGGTAGCCCCATAACACCTAACAGAG GTAGGCCGAAAGGATCCGTCTCCAAGTTACTGGGTAGCCCCATAACACCTAACAGAGGTAGGCCGAAAGGATCGGTCTCCAAGTTACTGGGTAGCCCCATAACACCTAACAGAGGTAGGCCGAAAGGATCGGTCTCCAAGTTACTGGGTAGCCCCATAACACCTAAGAGAGGTAGGCCGAAAGGATCCGTCTCCAAGTTACTGGGTAGCCCCATAACACCTAACAGAGGTAGGCCGAAAGGATCGGTCTCCAAGTTACTGGGTAGCCCCATAACACCTAAGAGAGGTAGGCCGAAAGGATCGGTCTCCAAGTTACTGGGTAGCCCCATAACACCTAACAGAGGTAGGCCGAAAGGATCGGTCTCCAAGTTACTGGGTAGCCCCATAACACCTAACAGAG GTAGGCCGAAAGGATCGGTCTCCAAGTTACTGGGTAGCCCCATAACACCTAACAGAGGTAGGCCGAAAGGATCGGTCTCCAAGTTACTGGGTAGCCCCATAACACCTAACAGAGGTAGGCCGAAAGGATCGGTCTCCAAGTTACTGGGTAGCCCCATAACACCTAACAGAGGTAGGCCGAAAGGATCGGTCTCCAAGTTACTGGGTAGCCCCATAACACCTAACAGAG GTAGGCCGAAAGGATCGGTCTCCAAGTTACTGGGTAGCCCCATAACACCTAACAGAG GTAGGCCGAAAGGATCGGTCTCCAAGTTACTGGGTAGCCCCATAACACCTAACAGAG GTAGGCCGAAAGGATCAGTATTTACACAACCCAAGATACTGAAGGTGATCGGCCTCGCGGCGGCTTGCCTAACCCCAAACCCAGATGACCCCTCCCCAAAGAAGCGTGGCCGGCCCAGTAAAGTTGAATCGACAAGGAAGAGCCTAACACCCAAGGGGGAAGAGGATAGAAAACTGGAAAGCCAAGCAAGGCAGCCCCCCGGAAGGCCGCGTATCAATCCACGCATTGATTCTCCAGTCACTGAGCCCAGGGGAAGAGGTCGCCCTGGTGCAGCAAACAAAGTTAAGAGGGGGGCAGAGCAGGATAAGGACAACGGTGAAACTCCAGTCAAATGCAACTTTCACTCCAAAGACAAAACAGAGGAAGCAGGATTTCCACCAGTAGAAGAAAGTGATCATGATGAAACGGGGAGGGTGGATGAAGAAAGTGAAACGGGGAAGAATATAGAGAAGACCCCACAAAGCCAGTTACCCCCAGTGACTGTAATAGCTTTATCGGTGCCATAA
- the LOC127907567 gene encoding serine/arginine repetitive matrix protein 2-like isoform X41, whose protein sequence is MALNQDEIIEGMEIKMEVEEVATNSEVQVDVAGSEESDKALSNSNLATPKRGRGRPPKYGSVSKSDKSLSNGNPSIPKRGRGRPPKYGSVSKSDKSLSNGNPSIPKRGRGRPPKYGSVSKSDNAFSNCNPSTPKRGRPKGSVFMKTKMLKVIGLAAACLPRKPDDPSPKKSGPSSEVESTRKSLTPKGEEDRKLESQARRPPGRPRINPRIDSPVTEPRGRGRPRKTEDATKSPIYDGPPRKRGSPPGAANKVKRGAEQDKDNGEPPVKRPFHAKEKSKEAGFPPVEESDQEDETGKVEYREDPKNPVTPSDPTSFLWASHITPKRGRPKGSVSKLLGSPITPNRGRPKGSVSKLLGSPITPNRGRPKGSVSKLLGSPITPNRGRPKGSVSKLLGSPITPKRGRPKGSVSKLLGSPITPKRGRPKGSVSKLLGSPITPNRGRPKGSVSKLLGSPITPNRGRPKGSVSKLLGSPITPNRGRPKGSVFTQPKILKVIGLAAACLTPNPDDPSPKKRGRPSKVESTRKSLTPKGEEDRKLESQARQPPGRPRINPRIDSPVTEPRGRGRPGAANKVKRGAEQDKDNGETPVKCNFHSKDKTEEAGFPPVEESDHDETGRVDEESETGKNIEKTPQSQLPPVTVIALSVP, encoded by the exons ATGGCACTGAACCAGGATGAAATAATAGAAGGAATGGAGATTAAAATGGAAGTGGAAGAAGTGGCAACCAATTCTGAAGTGCAGGTAGATGTTGCTGGCAGTGAAGAGTCAGATAAAGCCTTGTCCAATAGTAACCTCGCAACACCTAAAAGGGGGCGGGGTAGGCCACCCAAATATGGATCAGTCTCCAAGTCAGATAAATCCTTGTCTAATGGTAACCCCTCAATACCTAAGAGGGGAAGGGGTAGGCCACCCAAATATGGATCAGTCTCCAAGTCAGATAAATCCTTGTCTAATGGTAACCCCTCAATACCTAAGAGGGGAAGGGGTAGGCCACCCAAATATGGATCAGTCTCCAAGTCAGATAATGCCTTTTCTAATTGTAACCCTTCAACACCTAAGAGAGGTAGAcctaaaggatcagtgtttatgAAAACCAAGATGCTGAAGGTGATCGGCCTCGCGGCGGCTTGCCTACCCCGAAAACCAGATGACCCCTCCCCAAAGAAGAGTGGCCCGTCCAGTGAAGTTGAATCGACAAGGAAGAGCCTAACACCCAAGGGGGAAGAGGATAGAAAACTGGAAAGCCAAGCAAGGCGGCCCCCCGGAAGGCCGCGTATCAATCCACGCATTGATTCTCCAGTCACTGAGCCCAGGGGAAGAGGTCGCCCACGCAAGACAGAGGATGCCACCAAGTCCCCCATCTATGATGGTCCCCCACGGAAAAGGGGCAGTCCCCCTGGTGCAGCAAACAAAGTTAAGAGGGGGGCAGAGCAGGATAAGGACAACGGTGAACCTCCAGTCAAACGCCCCTTCCACGCCAAAGAAAAAAGCAAGGAAGCAGGATTTCCACCAGTGGAAGAAAGTGATCAGGAAGATGAAACGGGGAAGGTGGAATATAGAGAAGACCCCAAGAATCCAGTTACCCCCAGTGACCCCACTAGCTTTCTCTGGGCAAGTCACATAACACCTAAGAGAGGTAGGCCGAAAGGATCGGTCTCCAAGTTACTGGGTAGCCCCATAACACCTAACAGAG GTAGGCCGAAAGGATCGGTCTCCAAGTTACTGGGTAGCCCCATAACACCTAACAGAG GTAGGCCGAAAGGATCGGTCTCCAAGTTACTGGGTAGCCCCATAACACCTAACCGAG GTAGGCCGAAAGGATCTGTCTCCAAGTTACTGGGTAGCCCCATAACGCCTAAGAGAGGTAGGCCGAAAGGATCTGTCTCCAAGTTACTGGGTAGCCCCATAACGCCTAAGAGAGGTAGGCCGAAAGGATCGGTCTCCAAGTTACTGGGTAGCCCCATAACACCTAACAGAGGTAGGCCGAAAGGATCGGTCTCCAAGTTACTGGGTAGCCCCATAACACCTAACAGAGGTAGGCCGAAAGGATCGGTCTCCAAGTTACTGGGTAGCCCCATAACACCTAACAGAG GTAGGCCGAAAGGATCAGTATTTACACAACCCAAGATACTGAAGGTGATCGGCCTCGCGGCGGCTTGCCTAACCCCAAACCCAGATGACCCCTCCCCAAAGAAGCGTGGCCGGCCCAGTAAAGTTGAATCGACAAGGAAGAGCCTAACACCCAAGGGGGAAGAGGATAGAAAACTGGAAAGCCAAGCAAGGCAGCCCCCCGGAAGGCCGCGTATCAATCCACGCATTGATTCTCCAGTCACTGAGCCCAGGGGAAGAGGTCGCCCTGGTGCAGCAAACAAAGTTAAGAGGGGGGCAGAGCAGGATAAGGACAACGGTGAAACTCCAGTCAAATGCAACTTTCACTCCAAAGACAAAACAGAGGAAGCAGGATTTCCACCAGTAGAAGAAAGTGATCATGATGAAACGGGGAGGGTGGATGAAGAAAGTGAAACGGGGAAGAATATAGAGAAGACCCCACAAAGCCAGTTACCCCCAGTGACTGTAATAGCTTTATCGGTGCCATAA